The following is a genomic window from Petrotoga sp. 9PWA.NaAc.5.4.
CATCAAAAGTTTGAATAGTGAATGACCCAAAGTCTGTATTAACCATATATAAGTTGGTATAATCTGTTTTTTCTATAGTAATATTAGACACATTTTCAGTAAAAGGAAAGGTTTTTACCCTTTTATATCCGGATTCTTTTATTTTTACATAGGGATAATAATGATGAGTTTCAAGATTTTCTTCGTATATATTCCACAAAATTATTGTAGCAAAATATATTACCGCCATAGAACCGATTATTGTTAATAAATTTTTCAAACTACTTTTATTTTCAGAATCTTTTTCCTTCATAATTTAATTGCTCCTTTAAATCCAAGGTTTATATTTATTTGTTATTGGCATTCTTCTATCTTTACCAAAACTTCTTTCCGTTAATTTTATTCCAGGAGCAGATTGTCTTCTTTTGTATTCGTTCTGATTTACCATGTTTATTATTCTTTGAAGTAACTCGCTATCGTATCCTTCGTTTAATAATTCGTCGTAAGACATTTCTCTATCTATGTATTTAAATAATATTTCATCTAATATTTCATAAGGTGGTAATGTATCTTGATCTTTTTGATTGGGTCTTAATTCGGCAGAAGGAGCTTTTTCAAAAATAGACTTTGTTATTATTTCTTTGCCGTGAATTTCATTATATTTTTTCGCCACTTTGTATAGGTCGGTTTTGTACAAGTCCTTGATCGGTGAAAAACCACCTGCCATATCACCATAAAGGGTGGCATATCCTGTGGCAGCCTCACTTTTATTACCACAAGCTAAGGCTAAATAACCAAATTTATTTGAAAAAGCCATAACGATGTTACCACGGATTCTTGCCTGAATATTTTCTTCTGTTTTATCAAAAGGTAAGTCTTTAAAACTACCTTTTAAATCTTCCATGTAACAGTCGTATATGTTGGTTATTGGAATTATTTCGTAATCTATTCCTAAATTTTTAGAAAGTTGCAGAGCATCTTCAACACTTTCTTTTGAAGAAAATTTAGAAGGCATTATAAGACCTAATACATTATTTGAACCTATCGCATCTGAAGCGATACAGGCTACCAAAGAGGAGTCAATACCTCCACTTAAGCCAAAAACCACACTTTTAAATCCATTTTTTTTAATGTAATCTGTTATGCCTACTTTTATAGCCAAATAAATCTGAGTATAAGTGTCAGTAGATTCTTTTTTAATAAAAGGCAAAGGAACTTTTTGACTAATTTTTTTATCTATAGGAACCGTATTTACATCGCTGTAGTAAATACTTGTGTTGTAATGTTTTCTTTTTCCCTCACGAAGGTTGGCTCTGGTTGGCTCTAATGGATCTATGTCTACTAAGTATAAGCCTTCTTCAAAATGAGGGGCACTCATTTCTATTTCTCCATATGGATTTATAACTACACTTCTTCCATCAAAAACCAATTCATCTTGGCCCCCCACAATATTACAATATACTATCCAACTTGATAGTTCAGAAGCTCTGGTTTTCAGCATTTCAAATCTGACTTTATCTCGTTCTTTATAAAAGGGTGATGAGGATAGATTCAAGATGATATTTGCGCCATGTTGAGCAAGAGAAAGCGCCGGACCATTAGGTACCCAAATATCTTCACAAATAGTTATCCCAAGTTTAATATTATTAATTTCTATTAGAGTAGGAATCTTTCCCGGGGTGAAATATCTTTTTTCATCAAAAACAGAATAATTTGGCAAAAACATTTTTCTATAATTACCGTATAGCTTTCCTTCGTAAATAATAAAAGCAGCGTTGTATGATTCAATATCCCAGTCTACTGCTCCTAAAATTATAATTATATCTTTTGACTTACTAAATTTTAATACTTCTTCTATGCCGCTTAACGAATCTCTTAAAAATTGGGTTTTCAAAATCAAATCTTCTGGAGGATATCCATTTAAAGCTAATTCAGGAAAGATTATTATATCAGCTTTATTATTG
Proteins encoded in this region:
- a CDS encoding NAD+ synthase → MKIRIAMAQMNATVGDYLINLEKIKKFIDEACNNKADIIIFPELALNGYPPEDLILKTQFLRDSLSGIEEVLKFSKSKDIIIILGAVDWDIESYNAAFIIYEGKLYGNYRKMFLPNYSVFDEKRYFTPGKIPTLIEINNIKLGITICEDIWVPNGPALSLAQHGANIILNLSSSPFYKERDKVRFEMLKTRASELSSWIVYCNIVGGQDELVFDGRSVVINPYGEIEMSAPHFEEGLYLVDIDPLEPTRANLREGKRKHYNTSIYYSDVNTVPIDKKISQKVPLPFIKKESTDTYTQIYLAIKVGITDYIKKNGFKSVVFGLSGGIDSSLVACIASDAIGSNNVLGLIMPSKFSSKESVEDALQLSKNLGIDYEIIPITNIYDCYMEDLKGSFKDLPFDKTEENIQARIRGNIVMAFSNKFGYLALACGNKSEAATGYATLYGDMAGGFSPIKDLYKTDLYKVAKKYNEIHGKEIITKSIFEKAPSAELRPNQKDQDTLPPYEILDEILFKYIDREMSYDELLNEGYDSELLQRIINMVNQNEYKRRQSAPGIKLTERSFGKDRRMPITNKYKPWI